Proteins found in one Methylophaga thalassica genomic segment:
- the grxD gene encoding Grx4 family monothiol glutaredoxin — MEVMEKITQAIQSNPVILFMKGTPEFPQCGFSSRASQAISACGAEFAYVNVLAEPDVRENLHRYADWPTFPQLYIKGELVGGCDIIMELYENGELQKMIDEAS; from the coding sequence ATGGAAGTAATGGAAAAAATTACACAGGCGATTCAATCAAACCCGGTCATTTTGTTTATGAAAGGGACGCCTGAGTTTCCACAATGTGGTTTTTCAAGCCGGGCTTCTCAAGCCATATCTGCGTGTGGTGCAGAATTTGCTTATGTGAATGTATTGGCAGAGCCAGATGTGCGTGAAAATCTGCATCGTTATGCAGATTGGCCAACCTTCCCACAACTGTATATTAAAGGTGAATTAGTGGGTGGTTGTGACATTATTATGGAGCTGTATGAAAACGGCGAATTACAAAAAATGATTGATGAAGCGAGCTAA
- the cobU gene encoding bifunctional adenosylcobinamide kinase/adenosylcobinamide-phosphate guanylyltransferase gives MSKTLILGGTKSGKSRLAEQWANATSRAVSYIATAQAHDDEMAQRIKQHQQQRPDNWPTIEQPLYLGDAINQATTDVVLVDCLTLWLTNLLLAEGDLLTEQISALLDTLQTTDKHIIMVSNETNMGVMPLGDLTRRYCDEAGVLHQRIAKMSDNVILTVAGLPHILKGQLHEQLR, from the coding sequence ATGAGTAAGACGCTAATTCTAGGTGGTACCAAATCAGGTAAAAGCCGACTGGCTGAACAATGGGCAAACGCTACCAGCCGAGCTGTCAGCTATATCGCCACGGCACAAGCACATGATGATGAAATGGCACAACGGATTAAACAGCATCAGCAACAACGACCAGACAACTGGCCAACCATTGAACAGCCGCTTTATCTAGGGGATGCAATAAACCAAGCAACAACTGATGTTGTACTGGTAGATTGTTTAACCCTGTGGCTGACCAATCTTTTATTAGCTGAAGGCGATTTGCTGACAGAACAGATATCCGCATTACTAGATACGCTGCAAACCACTGATAAACACATCATTATGGTCAGTAATGAAACCAATATGGGCGTGATGCCTTTGGGAGACTTAACTCGTCGTTATTGTGATGAGGCTGGTGTCTTACATCAGCGTATCGCCAAAATGAGCGATAACGTCATCTTAACCGTGGCAGGTTTACCTCACATATTAAAAGGACAACTGCATGAACAGCTTCGCTGA
- the cobT gene encoding nicotinate-nucleotide--dimethylbenzimidazole phosphoribosyltransferase → MNSFAEWLKQPVKAVDKTHEQKALARQQQLTKPPGSLGQLENLAVKIASLQASEIPDLTHVHITVYAADHGVMAEGVSAFPQSVTAAMIRNFANGGAAISVLAQELTAKLDVINVGTVDALEDIPGVFDKRIDAGTANFCQGPAMTEQQCQQAILVGRDNVLSDIDNIQLYIAGEMGIGNTSTASALASALLKCDPIDVVGPGTGLDQQGIQHKVTVIQRALELHQSELNAAPLSTLTLLGGFEIAAMVGAYLTCAKQGIPVLIDGFISTVAALTAERMQPGCKDWFIYSHQSAEPGHKVVLNALDAKPLLQLDMRLGEGSGAAVAVPILRQACLLHNGMATFEQANISKGDK, encoded by the coding sequence ATGAACAGCTTCGCTGAATGGCTAAAACAACCAGTTAAAGCGGTAGATAAGACGCATGAACAAAAAGCGCTGGCGCGTCAGCAGCAGTTGACTAAACCGCCCGGCTCTCTCGGGCAGCTGGAAAACTTAGCAGTCAAAATTGCCAGTTTACAGGCTAGTGAAATTCCGGACCTGACGCATGTTCATATCACTGTTTATGCCGCAGACCATGGCGTCATGGCTGAAGGTGTTTCAGCCTTCCCCCAATCCGTCACCGCAGCCATGATCAGAAACTTTGCCAATGGCGGTGCTGCTATTAGCGTATTAGCACAGGAGTTAACCGCAAAACTCGATGTGATTAACGTTGGTACAGTAGACGCATTGGAAGACATTCCTGGCGTATTCGATAAACGTATCGACGCTGGCACGGCGAATTTCTGTCAGGGCCCAGCGATGACAGAGCAACAATGCCAACAGGCGATATTAGTTGGTCGTGATAATGTCTTAAGTGATATTGATAACATCCAACTCTATATTGCTGGTGAAATGGGGATTGGTAACACCTCTACCGCCAGTGCTTTAGCCTCAGCGCTGCTGAAATGCGATCCTATCGATGTGGTGGGTCCTGGCACAGGACTGGACCAACAAGGTATTCAACATAAAGTCACGGTCATTCAACGTGCACTTGAATTACACCAATCAGAGCTGAATGCTGCTCCTCTGTCGACACTCACGCTATTGGGTGGCTTTGAAATCGCTGCCATGGTAGGTGCTTATCTGACCTGTGCCAAACAAGGTATTCCAGTACTGATAGATGGCTTTATTAGTACAGTGGCGGCATTAACGGCAGAGAGAATGCAGCCAGGATGCAAAGACTGGTTTATTTATAGCCATCAAAGTGCTGAGCCCGGTCATAAAGTGGTTTTAAACGCTTTAGACGCGAAACCATTACTTCAGCTGGATATGCGTCTGGGAGAAGGCAGTGGTGCCGCGGTGGCTGTTCCCATTCTTCGCCAAGCCTGTCTGTTACACAATGGTATGGCCACATTCGAACAAGCCAATATCAGTAAAGGAGACAAGTAA
- the clpS gene encoding ATP-dependent Clp protease adapter ClpS: MSQENDHEWNNDNEYAVAPAKPDLKQPPKYRVIMLNDDYTPMDFVIEVLENLFGMGRERATRTMLQVHTEGSALCGIFTYEIAEAKVEQVNSYSQSHGHPLQCTMEEE, encoded by the coding sequence ATGAGTCAGGAAAATGATCACGAATGGAACAACGACAATGAATATGCCGTTGCTCCAGCAAAGCCAGACTTGAAGCAACCACCCAAGTACCGGGTGATTATGCTAAATGATGACTACACGCCAATGGATTTTGTGATTGAAGTCCTCGAAAACCTTTTTGGCATGGGGCGTGAGCGTGCTACACGCACCATGCTTCAAGTGCATACCGAAGGTAGTGCCTTGTGTGGTATTTTTACCTATGAGATAGCTGAAGCGAAAGTCGAACAGGTCAACAGCTATTCTCAAAGCCACGGTCATCCATTGCAGTGTACGATGGAAGAGGAATGA
- a CDS encoding cobyric acid synthase: MKHKTLMVQGTTSDAGKSTVVTALCRWFKQQGYQVAPFKPQNMALNSAVTAEGGEIGRAQAVQAQACHLAPHIDMNPVLLKPNSDSGAQVIIHGKAVANMEARFYHDYKPTAMQAVLDSHHRLESNYDLVVVEGAGSPAEINLRDRDIANMGFAEAVDCPVILIADIDRGGVFAHLVGTLSCLSESEQARIKGFIINRFRGDMSLLQPGLDWLKQKTGKPVLGVLPYLHGLHLEAEDAVNTQQITGSDKQLNIIVPVLPRISNHTDLDPLRLHPQVNLQFIGPDDTIPAADLIILPGSKHVRADLEWLIKQGWPEAIAKHCRYGGKVLGICGGFQMLGRLIHDPDGIESQPGSSDGLGLLDMETTLAGDKTLRQNQGQLLINSSAVTISGYEIHAGISTGKALASPLMSLSHGPDGAISEDRQIIGTYLHGLFEHDEAAQAILTWAGLDDVQSVDYWQLRENDINKLAEMIATHVNTEKLMQILEDTQ, from the coding sequence ATGAAACATAAAACATTAATGGTTCAGGGCACCACATCTGATGCGGGCAAAAGTACCGTTGTCACCGCCTTATGTCGCTGGTTTAAACAACAAGGTTATCAAGTTGCGCCGTTCAAACCACAAAATATGGCACTCAATAGTGCAGTGACCGCAGAAGGTGGTGAAATCGGTCGCGCTCAGGCGGTACAAGCACAAGCCTGTCATCTGGCACCACATATTGATATGAACCCGGTGCTACTCAAACCTAATAGTGACTCTGGTGCTCAGGTCATTATTCATGGCAAAGCGGTTGCCAATATGGAAGCGCGCTTTTACCACGACTATAAGCCTACGGCGATGCAAGCGGTTCTCGATTCGCATCACCGGCTGGAATCGAATTATGACCTTGTTGTCGTAGAAGGTGCGGGCTCACCAGCAGAAATTAATTTACGCGATCGTGACATCGCCAATATGGGCTTTGCAGAAGCTGTAGATTGTCCGGTTATTCTGATTGCCGATATTGATCGCGGTGGTGTATTTGCTCATCTGGTCGGCACGCTGTCGTGTTTATCTGAGTCAGAACAAGCGCGGATTAAAGGCTTTATTATTAATCGCTTTCGCGGTGATATGAGTCTATTGCAACCCGGTCTGGACTGGCTGAAACAAAAAACCGGTAAACCGGTGTTAGGTGTTTTGCCCTATCTGCACGGTTTACATTTAGAAGCTGAAGATGCGGTGAATACCCAACAAATAACGGGCTCAGATAAACAACTCAATATTATCGTGCCGGTATTACCCCGCATCAGTAACCATACTGATTTAGACCCATTAAGATTGCATCCTCAAGTCAATTTACAGTTTATCGGCCCTGATGACACCATCCCGGCGGCCGATCTGATTATTTTGCCTGGCAGTAAACACGTCCGTGCTGATTTAGAGTGGCTGATTAAACAAGGCTGGCCTGAAGCCATAGCTAAACACTGTCGTTATGGTGGCAAAGTGTTGGGTATCTGTGGTGGTTTTCAAATGCTTGGCAGACTGATTCATGATCCTGATGGCATTGAAAGTCAGCCTGGTAGCAGTGATGGTCTCGGCTTGCTGGATATGGAAACAACGCTAGCCGGCGATAAAACATTACGACAAAATCAGGGACAATTACTTATCAATAGTTCAGCCGTCACTATATCCGGTTATGAAATACATGCAGGTATCAGCACAGGAAAAGCGCTGGCATCGCCCCTGATGTCACTATCACATGGTCCGGATGGGGCTATCAGTGAAGATAGACAGATTATCGGTACGTATCTACATGGTTTATTTGAACATGACGAAGCGGCTCAAGCCATACTGACTTGGGCAGGTCTTGATGATGTTCAGTCTGTCGATTACTGGCAGCTTCGTGAAAATGACATCAATAAACTGGCAGAGATGATTGCAACACATGTGAACACAGAAAAGTTGATGCAGATTCTTGAGGACACACAATGA
- the cobO gene encoding cob(I)yrinic acid a,c-diamide adenosyltransferase, whose protein sequence is MSDTEKSERHKKRMQRHKSVVDEKIQQAEKDKGLLLVITGNGKGKSSSGFGMVARALGHDMKVGVVQFIKGAFSTGEESFFRRFPEEVSYHVVGDGFTWETQNLEQDIASAEKGWEICKAMLNDPEIDVVLLDELNIVLKMKYLNAETVLNDIAQRPEMQHVIITGRGAPDSVIEAADTVSRIEDVKHAFRAGIKAQKGIEL, encoded by the coding sequence ATGTCTGATACTGAAAAAAGTGAACGTCATAAAAAACGTATGCAACGCCATAAAAGCGTGGTCGATGAGAAAATTCAACAAGCAGAAAAAGACAAAGGTTTATTATTAGTCATTACGGGTAATGGCAAAGGCAAGAGTTCTTCTGGATTTGGGATGGTGGCCAGAGCCTTGGGGCATGACATGAAAGTCGGTGTGGTTCAGTTTATTAAAGGCGCTTTTAGTACAGGCGAAGAATCATTTTTCCGTCGCTTTCCCGAAGAAGTTTCTTATCATGTGGTTGGTGATGGTTTTACCTGGGAAACACAAAACCTTGAACAAGATATTGCTTCCGCAGAAAAAGGCTGGGAAATCTGCAAAGCCATGCTTAACGATCCAGAAATTGATGTCGTTTTATTAGATGAGTTGAATATCGTATTGAAAATGAAATATCTCAATGCCGAAACAGTATTAAATGACATCGCACAAAGACCAGAGATGCAACATGTCATTATCACCGGTCGAGGAGCCCCTGACAGCGTGATAGAGGCAGCGGATACCGTTAGCCGTATTGAGGATGTTAAACATGCATTTCGTGCCGGTATAAAAGCACAGAAAGGCATCGAATTATAG
- the cbiB gene encoding adenosylcobinamide-phosphate synthase CbiB, which yields MTLLFIVLAVLLDWLLGEPTRRHPLVGFGRLTKLVETRLYSSEHNQKKQFINGLLGWLILVLPFALIAYFMSQITVLNSLFSVLVLYLCIGHRSLYDHVTPIIEALKQGDIEQAKTYTSYIVSRDRETLHIPKASIESVLENGADAIFSAIFWFIVAGLPGVVIYRLSNTLDAMWGYKTERYLFFGRFAARIDDVLNFIPARLTALSYALVGDVRSGLQCWKQQAKQWDSPNAGPVMAAGAGALNIKLGGLARYHGVWHDRPKLGLNHEASESDIPRALHLVTDSLLLWLAGITVITGISYA from the coding sequence ATGACCTTACTGTTTATCGTGCTTGCCGTATTGCTTGACTGGTTGCTTGGCGAACCAACACGTCGCCATCCGCTGGTTGGTTTTGGGCGACTGACCAAGCTCGTTGAAACCAGATTATATTCATCAGAACACAATCAAAAAAAACAGTTTATCAATGGCTTACTCGGTTGGCTGATACTCGTCTTACCTTTTGCCTTGATTGCCTATTTTATGAGTCAAATTACCGTGCTCAACAGCTTATTTAGTGTGCTGGTACTTTACCTTTGTATTGGCCATCGGAGTTTGTATGACCATGTCACCCCGATCATCGAAGCATTGAAACAAGGTGATATTGAACAGGCAAAAACTTATACCAGCTATATTGTCAGCCGTGACAGGGAAACTCTGCATATTCCTAAAGCCAGTATCGAATCTGTATTAGAAAATGGCGCCGATGCCATTTTTTCAGCTATCTTTTGGTTTATCGTGGCAGGATTGCCTGGCGTCGTTATCTATCGTCTCAGTAATACTCTGGATGCCATGTGGGGCTATAAAACAGAGCGCTATTTATTCTTTGGCCGTTTTGCTGCGCGTATTGATGATGTGCTGAACTTTATTCCAGCCCGTTTAACAGCACTCAGCTATGCTCTGGTGGGTGATGTCCGTTCAGGTTTACAGTGCTGGAAACAACAGGCTAAACAATGGGATAGCCCTAATGCTGGTCCAGTTATGGCGGCTGGTGCTGGTGCATTAAATATTAAGCTGGGCGGTTTAGCTCGCTATCACGGCGTCTGGCATGATCGTCCTAAGCTTGGTCTCAACCACGAAGCGAGCGAGAGTGATATTCCCCGCGCCTTACATTTAGTGACAGACAGTCTATTGCTGTGGCTGGCCGGTATTACTGTGATCACAGGAATTAGCTATGCTTGA
- the clpA gene encoding ATP-dependent Clp protease ATP-binding subunit ClpA — protein MLSKELEQTLSQAFNYARQRAHEFLTVEHLLLALLENGQALAVLKACEVDITVLRQELSDFLADNLPTLAEDSERETQPTLAFQRILQRAVMHVQSSGGSEVTGANVLVSIFSEQQSQAVYLLQKQDVTRLDVVNAISHGDVEDNAATSESEAKVESEDVSDEDKSPLTLYAENLNAAAIKGKIDPLVGRAHELERTLQILCRRRKNNPLFVGEAGVGKTALAEGLARRIVHGDVPEVLAETTIYSLDMGALVAGTKYRGDFEKRLKALLRELKKQPHAILFIDEIHTMIGAGSAGNSTMDAANLLKPLLASGELKCIGSTTYQEYRGIFEHDRALARRFQKIDLPEPSVAETIEILKGLKPGLEEHHNVRYSNAAIEQAAELAHRHINDRFLPDKAIDVLDEVGAAQRIAPKSKRKKLIGVNDVQAIVAKIARIPAKTVSNADKDNLRKLEDNLKRVIFGQDEAISALGSAIKMARSGLGHPEKPTGAFLFAGPTGVGKTEVTRQLAHNLGVDLIRFDMSEYMESHTVSRLIGAPPGYVGFDQGGLLTDAIIKQPHAVLLLDEIEKAHPDVFNLLLQVMDHGTLTDNNGRKADFRHVVLVMTSNAGAAEMSKPSIGFTKQDNLTSDGNEALKRTFTPEFRNRLDGIIQFKPLDKDAILRVADKAVLELEMLLEDKNVTIEVNDAARQWLAEHGYDVQMGARPMARLVQEKIKRPLADELLFGKLSQGGGHVRVTLKDEDIHLEMDSAAEAVKS, from the coding sequence ATGTTAAGTAAAGAGCTCGAACAAACCCTCAGCCAAGCATTTAATTATGCTCGCCAACGTGCTCATGAGTTTCTTACCGTTGAGCATCTCTTATTAGCGCTGCTGGAAAATGGTCAGGCACTGGCCGTATTGAAGGCGTGCGAAGTAGATATCACTGTTTTACGACAGGAACTAAGCGATTTTCTGGCTGATAATCTACCGACACTCGCTGAGGATAGTGAGCGCGAAACTCAACCAACGCTGGCATTCCAACGTATTCTACAGCGCGCTGTGATGCATGTTCAGTCATCAGGTGGTTCTGAGGTGACTGGGGCAAACGTTCTGGTGTCGATCTTTTCTGAACAACAATCTCAAGCCGTTTACTTATTGCAAAAGCAGGATGTCACACGTTTGGATGTCGTCAATGCGATTAGTCATGGCGATGTTGAGGATAATGCTGCTACATCAGAATCAGAAGCTAAAGTAGAAAGCGAAGATGTTTCTGATGAGGATAAAAGTCCTCTGACATTGTATGCCGAAAATCTGAATGCAGCCGCCATCAAAGGTAAAATCGATCCGCTTGTTGGTCGTGCCCATGAATTAGAACGTACGCTACAAATCCTGTGTCGTCGTCGTAAAAATAATCCTTTATTTGTCGGTGAAGCAGGGGTCGGTAAAACAGCTCTGGCTGAAGGTTTGGCAAGACGCATTGTTCATGGTGACGTGCCTGAAGTGTTAGCAGAAACCACCATTTATTCTTTAGATATGGGCGCACTGGTTGCCGGTACAAAATACCGGGGTGATTTTGAAAAACGTCTGAAAGCCTTATTACGTGAATTGAAAAAGCAGCCACACGCGATTTTGTTTATCGATGAAATCCATACCATGATTGGTGCAGGTAGTGCAGGTAACAGCACGATGGATGCGGCTAACTTATTAAAACCGTTATTAGCCAGTGGTGAACTGAAGTGTATTGGTTCAACTACCTATCAGGAATACCGGGGTATTTTTGAGCATGATCGCGCTTTAGCACGTAGGTTCCAAAAGATTGATCTGCCAGAACCTAGTGTGGCTGAAACCATTGAAATTTTGAAAGGCCTTAAACCTGGTCTGGAAGAGCACCACAATGTGCGTTACTCCAATGCGGCGATTGAACAGGCTGCTGAGTTGGCGCATCGTCATATTAATGATCGCTTCCTGCCAGACAAGGCGATTGATGTGTTAGACGAAGTCGGTGCCGCTCAGCGTATTGCACCGAAGTCTAAACGTAAAAAACTGATCGGTGTGAATGATGTGCAGGCTATCGTGGCGAAAATTGCACGTATTCCTGCGAAAACGGTGTCCAATGCTGACAAGGATAATCTGCGTAAACTGGAAGATAATCTTAAACGCGTTATCTTCGGACAGGATGAAGCGATTTCGGCTTTGGGTTCTGCGATTAAAATGGCGCGTTCAGGCTTGGGCCATCCAGAAAAACCGACAGGTGCTTTCTTGTTTGCAGGTCCTACCGGTGTAGGTAAAACCGAAGTCACACGTCAGTTAGCTCACAATCTGGGTGTTGATCTGATTCGTTTTGATATGTCGGAATATATGGAAAGCCATACCGTATCAAGACTCATTGGCGCACCTCCTGGTTATGTTGGTTTTGATCAAGGCGGTCTGTTAACGGATGCCATCATCAAACAACCTCACGCAGTGCTGTTGTTAGATGAAATTGAGAAAGCGCATCCTGATGTGTTTAATCTGTTATTACAAGTGATGGATCATGGCACATTGACGGATAACAACGGACGTAAAGCGGACTTCCGTCATGTCGTGTTAGTGATGACAAGCAACGCCGGTGCTGCTGAGATGAGTAAACCATCCATTGGTTTCACCAAGCAGGACAATTTAACCTCTGACGGTAATGAAGCCCTGAAACGTACCTTCACGCCAGAGTTCCGTAACCGTCTTGATGGCATTATTCAATTTAAACCTCTGGATAAGGATGCCATCCTTCGGGTAGCGGATAAAGCGGTATTAGAGCTTGAAATGTTACTTGAAGATAAAAACGTCACTATCGAAGTCAATGATGCGGCTCGCCAATGGCTGGCTGAACATGGTTATGATGTGCAAATGGGCGCTCGTCCTATGGCGAGACTGGTTCAGGAGAAAATCAAACGACCACTGGCTGATGAGCTGTTATTTGGTAAATTGAGTCAGGGTGGTGGACATGTTCGTGTCACGCTAAAAGATGAGGATATTCATCTGGAAATGGACAGTGCAGCGGAAGCGGTTAAATCCTGA
- the cobD gene encoding threonine-phosphate decarboxylase CobD, with product MLEHGGKLNHYIKKYGIASEYWLDLSTGINPNGWPVPPLPEQVWTRLPEQDDDLLTAAANYYGNESLIALPGSQAAIQFLPQLREPCRVRVIHPCYAEHAYSWQKAGHDVEAIHHDEIDSLLAETDVLIIINPTNPSGRQYKKEQLLSWHQQLQQHDGWLVVDEAFIDTSPDKSLCRLPAMPGLLILRSVGKFFGLAGCRVGFLIAEQSVLDQMKEHLGPWPIATASRYITIHAFKDTDWQQHCRQQLQFQSARLAQLLTRYGLSPTAGTDLFQWVRLSVAKDIHEKLAKNAILTRLFESPASLRFGLPANEQQWQQLEKALQSLRVDHET from the coding sequence ATGCTTGAACACGGTGGCAAACTCAACCATTACATCAAAAAGTACGGCATAGCCAGCGAGTATTGGTTGGATTTATCTACCGGTATTAATCCCAATGGCTGGCCTGTTCCCCCCCTGCCAGAACAGGTTTGGACACGTTTACCGGAACAGGATGATGATTTACTCACTGCAGCGGCAAACTATTATGGCAATGAAAGTTTAATTGCCCTGCCCGGAAGCCAGGCTGCCATTCAGTTTTTACCGCAATTACGCGAGCCTTGCAGAGTGAGGGTCATACACCCCTGCTATGCCGAACATGCTTATAGTTGGCAAAAAGCAGGTCATGATGTTGAGGCCATCCATCACGACGAGATTGATTCATTGCTTGCCGAAACAGATGTGCTAATCATCATCAACCCGACTAACCCAAGTGGCAGGCAATACAAAAAAGAACAACTTTTAAGCTGGCATCAACAATTACAACAACATGATGGCTGGCTTGTGGTAGATGAAGCCTTTATTGATACATCACCTGACAAAAGTCTTTGTCGTCTGCCTGCCATGCCTGGACTCCTTATCCTCAGATCGGTTGGTAAATTCTTTGGTTTGGCAGGTTGTCGTGTTGGTTTTTTAATCGCCGAACAATCCGTTCTCGATCAGATGAAAGAACACCTGGGCCCGTGGCCCATTGCTACTGCTTCACGTTATATCACCATACACGCTTTTAAAGATACTGACTGGCAACAACACTGCCGCCAGCAACTTCAGTTTCAATCAGCACGTCTGGCGCAATTACTGACTCGTTATGGTCTCAGTCCTACCGCTGGCACAGACTTATTTCAGTGGGTCAGACTTTCTGTCGCCAAAGACATACATGAGAAACTGGCAAAAAATGCCATTCTGACCCGCTTATTTGAATCCCCTGCCAGTTTGCGTTTTGGTTTACCCGCCAATGAACAGCAATGGCAGCAGTTAGAAAAAGCCCTGCAATCGCTACGAGTTGATCATGAAACATAA
- the bluB gene encoding 5,6-dimethylbenzimidazole synthase, which yields MSDSPHQFSQAEREAVYRAIAERRDMRHFRPDPVDPEQLKRLLIAAHQAPSVGLMQPWRIIRITDSIIREKIKALVEKERIETAKAMNEREDEFMRLKVEGMDNCAEILVVALCDKREEHIFGRRTMPNMDLASVSCAIQNMWLAARVEGLGMGWVSIFEPEALAQLLKLPSGASPVAILCLGHVNEFYPEPMLQMENWRQGIELDAVLYENQWDEPAKL from the coding sequence ATGAGTGATTCACCTCATCAGTTTTCACAAGCAGAACGAGAAGCCGTTTATCGCGCCATAGCAGAACGTCGCGATATGCGTCACTTTCGACCAGATCCTGTTGATCCAGAACAATTAAAACGTTTACTGATCGCGGCTCATCAAGCCCCCAGTGTCGGCCTGATGCAACCCTGGCGAATAATTCGAATTACTGATTCCATTATTCGCGAAAAAATAAAAGCACTGGTGGAAAAGGAACGTATTGAAACAGCCAAAGCCATGAATGAACGCGAAGATGAGTTTATGCGTTTAAAAGTCGAGGGCATGGATAATTGTGCTGAGATCCTGGTTGTCGCTTTATGTGATAAACGTGAAGAACATATTTTTGGCAGACGAACCATGCCGAATATGGATTTGGCCTCGGTATCTTGTGCCATCCAAAATATGTGGCTCGCAGCAAGAGTGGAAGGTTTGGGCATGGGCTGGGTTTCTATTTTTGAACCTGAGGCACTGGCACAATTACTGAAACTCCCCTCGGGTGCCTCCCCCGTCGCTATTCTCTGCCTGGGTCATGTTAATGAGTTTTATCCAGAGCCGATGTTACAAATGGAAAACTGGCGACAAGGTATTGAGCTGGACGCGGTTTTATATGAAAACCAATGGGATGAACCTGCCAAGCTATGA
- a CDS encoding adenosylcobinamide-GDP ribazoletransferase: protein MWLSFQIALQFLTIIPVSYASATDQQLGRSLVFYPVIGLIIGLILSGLVSVLPVSYSLLSAALLLTAWVLLTGGLHIDGLADSADAWLGGIGNKQRTLEIMKDPAAGPIAVVVLALSLLIKLALVEIVISSGETSALIWSIILARTAMPLLFLTTNYVRPNGIGAVLKQCLPVKQVKWMLLITTVIALFCLGFTPLLLGLIVFLLLRYTMEHRLDGFTGDTAGAMVELLEISFLLFLILF, encoded by the coding sequence ATGTGGTTATCGTTCCAAATAGCCCTTCAATTTCTCACCATTATTCCGGTCAGCTATGCCAGTGCAACTGATCAACAGCTTGGACGTTCCTTAGTTTTTTATCCTGTTATTGGCTTGATTATCGGCTTAATTTTATCAGGACTCGTATCCGTCCTCCCTGTTTCCTATAGTTTGCTCAGTGCTGCTTTATTACTGACAGCTTGGGTATTATTAACGGGAGGCTTACATATTGATGGTCTTGCTGATTCGGCTGATGCCTGGTTAGGCGGTATCGGCAATAAACAACGTACGCTGGAGATTATGAAAGACCCGGCAGCGGGCCCCATTGCGGTCGTTGTATTAGCGTTAAGCTTATTAATCAAACTGGCCTTAGTGGAAATCGTTATCTCATCAGGCGAAACCTCCGCCTTAATCTGGAGCATCATCCTGGCCAGAACGGCGATGCCATTATTATTTCTGACGACTAACTATGTCAGACCCAACGGCATTGGTGCCGTATTAAAACAGTGCCTTCCCGTCAAGCAAGTGAAATGGATGCTGCTTATCACCACCGTCATCGCATTATTCTGCCTGGGTTTCACACCGCTGTTACTTGGGTTGATCGTATTCTTATTACTTCGCTACACGATGGAGCATCGGCTTGATGGCTTTACCGGTGATACAGCCGGGGCGATGGTCGAATTGCTGGAAATCAGCTTTTTATTGTTTTTAATTTTGTTTTAG